The Dioscorea cayenensis subsp. rotundata cultivar TDr96_F1 chromosome 8, TDr96_F1_v2_PseudoChromosome.rev07_lg8_w22 25.fasta, whole genome shotgun sequence genome segment caaaggAAGATTTATTGGAAGCAAAAGTCCAAATTATTTTGGCTTAAGAATGGCGATCAAAATTCTCGATAATGGCCTTTGAGATAATAGCGACGTATGGGGATCTCAAGATAATGGCCTCTGGGAACTTATTATCTCTTATTTCCAGTCTGTCAGTCTTCTGTGAACTTATTATCTCTTATTTTAGTCTGTCAGTCTGTTTATCAACCAAGACTAGTCTCTCTGGGACTAATCACAAACTAGATGGACAAACTCTCTCTGACGATGATTGGTAATATCTTTTGGTGTTTCTCACATGCTCCAGTTTAAAGCTTCACAATCCCACTCTTTGGCATAATTTTTGTGGACAAGCATATATATGGTGCAAAAGAACACCATTTGCTCGGTATATATATTTGCAGAGAGCCATGCTTCTCAATGTTGTTGCCTGCATCCCTCTTGCTGTCGTTTGGGTTTTCGCTGGTAAAATTCTCTATGCAATTGGTCAAAATGAGGAGAATCAATGGCTGCTCAATTATACATTCCGTACATGATACTTGTTTTGTTCGCCTATGGCCTCTTTCAATGTTGCCATGAGTTCTTACAGGAGCAAAACATTGCCTTTTCTATGATGTTGACCTCGGGCTTTGCAATTTTAGCCCATATATTTATATGCTAACTTTTGATCATCAAATAGCCCATATATTTACATGCTAGCTTTTCATCATCAAATGGAAGATTGACTACACTCGAGCTGCCATTGCCAATtcaatattatattgtttatctTTGATATTAATCGCCAATTAAGTTATGTGTGGTTATCTTCAAAAGTCAAGCACACTTGGACTGGCTTCTCAAAGCAATCTTTGCAAGATTTCTCCAGCATTATTAAACTCGCATTTACTTCTGctttaatgaagtggtgtgaATTTCTCTTCAAACTTAGCACCATAAATGGTGTATATAGATATGTATTTGCATCCTTTggagtatttaatttttatttttttatatttatattttaaatttactaACATGTTGTTTCTGGTGTTGCAGCTTAGACTTTTGGTCTTGAAATTATTGTTCTTATCTCTGGttatcttcctcatccataACTGGAAATGTCTGTCCTGACAATTTGGTCAGTGCTAATAATGTCAGTATTGCATTTGttctttaaattataattttaattcatgagttatatctatatataattttaaaacaaatcacTTTGTTTATTGAAatctatcaatttatttaaatcaatatCTCTCATGGTGTCATTGCCCAACCACTTGTTTTCTCCTAATTTCTGAATTGGACATGAAAGATGCTAGATATCAACTTGTTACTAAGGGAATTTTCTTCCAATGATGTTTATATTAAAGTCATTGTGAAATCAGTAGCTAGTTTTGCTTTGTAACATCACAAAAGATTTAGATGCTCACTTCTATAAAAAGGAAATTTGTATATATTCTTCCATATAAGAAAACCATATTTATGCATGTACGTTTGGTAACTAACCTATTATTGCTTATATACCTTTATAAgaattatgtgtgtgtatatacccctattgatataaaaaaataataaaatcctcACAAGTAAagcaaaagggaaaaaaagttcATTAATAGGCATCTTATATGTTAGTTGACACGGTGGGGAGACATAAAGGTCATATGGACTTGAGtatcaaacaaaaatatgtacatataattAGAATGGATCAGGTGTTTTCAATGCTAGCTAGCTGCAAACTTAGCATCTActtcatgcatcaaaataaACTCTAAAATTACAAGTGGTTTTATAAGCAGTTTGACTGctaaaaatttatgttaataattttcatttggtATGAATATTATATAGAGATACTATTTCATTTCCACAGCTAAAACACTTCTATTCTCACTTACATGATCCCTGTTAGTATTGATACTTCTTTAAGGTCAGtcttttctagatttttttaaacttattgattttttttttgtgctttaacaatattttatatttaatggcAACACACGTGTTTCTAATGAACTAGGTGCCAGAAATTAACAAAATGCTCGCTTAGCAATATATATTGCCGGAATATTAGCAATTTTGGAGAGTTTGGTAGTAGGATTCATCCATCCAGGGCAAAATTTTTAGCAAGGAAacaaaagttataaaatatatagaaaaaatgaTGCCTATACTTGGACTCTCACATTTTATTGATGCCTCCCAATGTATACTACTAGGTATTTACTTTCGGCAAGCTCTTTATaaccaaatcaaaattttcataagtAATTTGTATCCAAAAtaaggttttttaattttttttaaaattcaaatggGATGTGGTTGGCAgaaattcagattttttttttttggtcaactTTGGTGTTTATTTCCACTCTATTTATCGACCAAGACTAGTCTCTGCAGGACTTATCAACCAAGACTAGTCTCTCTAGGAGTCTAGGACTGATCACAGACTGGATGGACAAACATCTTTTTGACGATAATCGGCAATATATTTTGGTGGATTTCACTCCACATGATGTTAAAGTTGCTCTTTTTAACATCCATCCAAATAAGGCTTCAGGCATCGATGATCTTAAATCAGCTTTCTACCAACATTACTAGGATATTATCGGCCATGAGGTTGTTGGCTAGCAGACTAAAGCATATCATTCACAAAATTATATCTAATAACCAAAGTACCTTCCTACATGACAGAAGCATTTCAGATAATGTCATTGTGGCTACCGAATTGATGCATTTCATAAAGTGAATATATTTATGcaattccaaaattaaaatttattttaataaaataaatcaaatattaagcATAATTGAACAAAATGTGGTACATAGCTTTTCTTGGagagatataaataaaattattttattaaattaaattttgaaattatcttttcatataactatatttaattttagttagTATGCCTAGTCATTCTAAAATGATTTGGTCttgtataaatcaataaaaattatcaaaaacttTTCTGTGGAAATATTTATCTAAAGTTTTACCCTCAGTGttataatcattattttgttattgatatttatttaatcgCTTAATTTAATGTATATGGTGCCAATAAAaggtaaatcaaaattttaatgtgCAACTCAAACACTATTTATGAGTGTATGGTTGCGTTTGGATAATGAAATAAGAATAAAGAAATGAGaatggaaagaaaaacataaattgtgCACTTATGTTTGTTGTTCACATAATGAGAATGAAAAGGGAGTgagaataaagataaaataagaacTGTATTGGTTTTATAACACTAGTCCCCAATTCAAAATTTATAGACTCATATTCTCAAAACAgagaatcaaacaaaaaattgcTTAATTCAGTTGGTTGTTCATTTGCTTTTTTATATAATAGGACGATTGAATTTATTTATGGTAAAGTTATTAATGAGGTTTCAAAGGTAAACGTTATCTCAGTAACTAGGAAGCTGAGTTCATCCCATGTGCTTAAGACGATTGAATTTATTTTACAGTGAAGTTGAAAATAAGGTTTCAAGGGAAAATTCCCTTGTGGGAGAGGGGTGTCTTTGGCAccgcttttattattattacttttaattaagtttcaaatttgaaaaaaaaaaaaaaaactactttcGCCTGTTGGCTTCATCTCCTTTACGTTCTTGCTCACTCCACCTTTGTAATCTTATGGCCATCAACATCTAGTGTCTTCGCGTCTTTCTTTCCCGCTATTGCCCTTGAATTGCTCTTTTACTTGTAGTCTTGTTCTCATTCTTTTGCTCTTCTTAAAAGCTCCACACCTAATAGACACTAGATCTGTTGTACTTGTGAGTTTTTATACTTGGCTTGTTGtggttgtgtttttttgttttaatttgaaagtttgtttgtttaatgatGTTATTATCTCTTATTTTCAGTCAGTCTGTCTATCAACCAAAACTAGTTTCTTCGGGACTGATCATAGACTGGATGGAAAAACATCTCTTTGACAATGATCAATAACATCTTTTGGTCTCCCTCACTTGCCCTAGCTTAAAGCTTCACAATCCCAGTCTTTGGCATCAACCACCTTGGCATCTTTTGGTCTCTCTTCCCCCTCTTGTAAGTCTAtgttattttggtttatttctcATCTAATTGTATGATGATTTTTCCCTGCAACTTTCTAATAGAGAGTTGACTACTAATGGGAAGCTATTAGCATTGAAGTTTTGAATTGGATCATTACACTCCTGGCCCACTATCCTGAGGTAATTTATTGgaagttttattgttttaatctCATATTAATGTCATCAAGGAAACTTTGGGACAAGAAGATGATAGTGAGGTTATTGATGacaaaattaactaagatttatttatttttattaaagtagataaatcataatttattcaaaTCAACGAAAACAAGTACAAAACAaaagtaagaataaaataggGAATAGAAACTTAACAATGAAGAAACAAACTATGTTCAAATAGTCTAGAGTCATCACCAGAAGTGATGAATATCAAAGACGCAAATTAAAACCAAACTCAAAACAAACTAAGATTTGTAGATTTAAAGGAAagctttttaaataataaatatttttatttaatgtcttGTGTGGATTTAATTTCAATGTGGGATAACTGTTTTATGAGGtttatttggtttgatatttgatttattttatatactttcatatttaaatatttaatgaatcttatttaacttttatatttgatttaaatatatacataacttatttataaacaaatgcccTTTGTAGGTTCCCCACACTCGGTAGTTGAAGTAGCTCTCCTTCACggtaattcttttattttaatttctttgtttttttgtttgaattttctcCTTTGTTATCATCTTTGCCGTACATGATATTTTCCATAATAggttcaaataatataaaaatcattatttatcttgcttttattttttaattgtttatttgattatttattatgaaaaaatattatatatttattaaataattactagatatttatttgattaattattaaaaaaaaattattgtgaaaattatCATGCAAATTTTGgttatttgaaataattgatAATGGAGGTATTTTGGTGAGACTTAAAATATATCAAGTAGGATGGTTCAATTCCCACCTCAAGATAAACTTTAGAGTAatatctattttatatttttcaatattgattataataatttcaattaaattaatatatatatatgtatatatatattaatatttatagatattCTACAGTTGTATTTAGCGCCCCTTTAAATCGGTTTCTAATTCGGCCATTgcttcaatccaaacaaagcttttaaaaaaaaaaaaacaaaatatggcGCATGAGGAGCATACCTTGAGAATAGGGCATATTATCACATAAGTAAAGTGCCTATCATTGTTTCTGCAGTACTCGAGAAACTAATACAGATCATCTCCCTCTCATTTGTTGGTCATTTTGGAGATCTCCCCCTCTTTGCTGCTTCTATGGCTGCTTCTATATATGGGATCAGTGGTATGAGTATattagtatgttttctttcctaattttttattattgttttctcctGATCACACTCCCCAATTTCAAGAGTGTGAGGATGTTGTGGCAATTTCCCGTCCtacctttaatatatatatatatatatatatatatatataaattattgtgTCCCTATCTTGTTTCAATGATAGCATGgcttatttttgaaataaacaaacaaataaataaataaataaattataagcgTATCccatttcaacaaaaaaaaatttatttttattttttaaaacttatcatagttttttcaataaattttttaagataagATTGTTAAATGCATTAGATACCTTATGTGGACAAGCATATGGggcaaaaaaaaataccatttgcttggtatatatatttgcaaagaGCCATGCTTCTCAATGTTGTTGCCTGCATCCCTCTTGTTGTCGTTTGGGCTGGTAAAATCCTCCATGTAATTGGTCAAAATGAGGATATATCAATGGCCGCTCAATTGTGCATTCGATGTATGATACCTGTTTTGTTCGCCTATGACCTCATTCAATGTTGCTATAAGCTCTTACAGGCACTGAACATTGCCTTTCCTATGATGTTGACCTCGGGCTTTACAATTTTAGCCCATATATTTACATGCTAGCTTTTGGTCATTAAATGGAAGATTGGCTACACTGGAGCTGCCATTGCCAATTCAAAATCATACTGTTTATCTTTGATATTAATCGCCAATTAAGTTATGTGTGGTTATCTTCAAAAGTCAAGCACAATTGGACAGGCTTCTCAAAGCAACCTTTGCAAGATTTCTCCAGCATTATTAAAACTTCTGCTTTATTGAAGTGGTGTGAATTTCTCTTCATACTTACCACCATAAATGGTGTATATAGATATGTATTTGCATCCTTTggagtatttaatttttatttttattttaatttttttatatttatattttaaatttagtacCATGTTGTTTCTAATACAGTTTAGACTTTTGgtcatttgaaattattgttcTTATGTCTGGTTATTTTCCTAATCCAAAACTGCAAACGTATGTCCTGGCAATTTGGTAAGTGCTAATAATGTCAATATTGCATTTGttctttaaattataattttaattcatgaatcatatctatatataattttaaaacaaatcacTTTGTTCATTAAAatctatcaatttatttaattcaatatCTCTCATGATGTCATTGCCCAACCACTTGTTCTCTCCTAATTTCTGAACTAAACATGAATGATGTCAGATATCAACTTGTTACCAAGAGAATTTTCTTCCaatgatgtttttattaaagTCATTGTGAAATCAGTAGCTAGTTTTGCTTCGTAACATCACAAAAGATTTAGATGTTCacttccataaaaaaaaaaaagaaatatgtatatattcttcCATATAAGAAAACCATATTTATGCATGTACTTTTTTAACAATGTATTATTACTTATATAcctttataaaaattatgtgtTTGTATATCCCTAtagatataaattataaaaatcaataaaaaataataaaatccccACAAGTAAAGCAAAAGGAAAAAAGTTCATTAATAGGCATTTTTATGTTAGTTGACACGGTAGGGGGACATAAGGCTCATATGGAGTTGAGTATCAAACAAgatattatacatataattagAATGGATCAGGTGTTTTCAATGCTAGCTAGCTGCAAACTTAGCATCTACTTcatacatcaaaataaatttttttaactctaaaattaCAAGTGGTTTTATAAGCAGTTTGACTACTAAAAATTcatgttaatatttttcttttattatgaatattatataaagaTACTATTTCATTTCCACAGCCAAAACACTTCTATTCTCACTTACATGATCCCTGTTGGTATTAGTGCTTCTCTAAGGTCAGTCTTTTACAGATTTTCTTAAacttattgaatttttttagtgctttaacaaaattttatatttaatgacaGCACATGTGTTTCTAATGCATTGGGTGCTAGAAATCAACAAAATGCTCGCTTAGCAATATATATTGCCATAACATTAGCAATTTTTAGGGTTTGATAGTAGGATTCATCCATCTATTAGCACATAATAATTGGGGTAAAATTTTCATTGAGGAAacaaaagttataaaatatatagcAAGAATGATGCCTATACTTGGACTCTCACACTTTATTGATGCCTCCCAATGTATACTGCTAGGTATTTACTTTCTGCAAGCTCTTTATAggcaaatcaaaattttcattaagTAATTTGTATCCGAAATAAggcttttcaatttttttttaaacattcaGGTGTTGTTAGAGGATGTGGTTGACAAAaactcagattttttttttgttgactttGGTGTTTATTTCTACTCTATCTATTAACCAAAACTAGTCTCTCTGGGACTGATCACATGATGGACAAATGTCTTTCTGATGATGATCGGCAATATATTTTGAAGGATTTCACTCCACATGATGTTaaagttgctttttttttaacatccaTCCAGATAATTAAGGCTCCGGCATCAATGTTCTTAAGTCAACTTTCTACCATCATTACTAAGATATTATCGACCATGAAGTTGTTGGTTAGCTGACTAAAGCCTATCATTCATAAAATTATATCTGATAACTAAAGTGCCTTTCTACCTGGTAAAAGCATTTTAGATAATGTCATTGTGGCTACTGGACTGATGCATTTTATAAagtgaatatatttatataattccaaaattatttttttttaataaaataaataaaaaattaagcataATTGAACAAATAGTGGTACATAGCTTTTTCTGGagagatataaataaaattattttattgaaattatcTTTTGAGATAACTATATTTACTTTTAGTTAATATGCCTAGTCATTCTAAAATGATTGCCttgtataaaacaataaaaaattatggcaTCATcgttaattacttataataatacaGAAAAAACTTATATGTGGAAATAATTATCTAAAGTTTTACACCGAGTGTATTATTAGACTACAATAATTACGAccattattttgttattaatatttatttaattgtttaatttaatgtatgtggtgcaaataaaaagtaaatcaaaattttaatgtgCAACTCAAAAACGATTTATGAGTGTATATGGATGCGTTTGGATGATGAAATgagaacaaaaagaaatgagaatggaaagaaaaacacaaattgtGCAAGCATATTTGTTGTTCACATAATGGGAATGAAAAGGGAGTGAgaataaagatgaaaataagaattgttttggttgaaagaatatttaagtataattgaaaaaataggaagAAATGAAAAGATAGGAGGGGATGCCACAAAATTATCCTAATACAATATTGTAAAATTGATgcaaataaatgttatttacatataaaatatagtgagtaatattcaataaatatttattttatttttctaatatattaatatgattaatattattaattattataattaaattttaaattaaagatcTCACTTTTATCATtccttttaattattttaattaactatatatatgaGATAATTCATATTTAAATCATTCAACTtatgttaatttgtttttttaatggaatgTAATTTGCCAcgtgaaaataaattaatgtttaagaagttaatttttttcttttataaaacgAGTAAATCGTAAATTTATTAAGGGAAAAAAACTAGGACAAGAATACAACAAAGTAAAgcacaagaataaaaaattaaaccacGAGTAAAAAAAGTATGACAGGGTCCATAGTACAACTATCATAGGCGGGTGAAGTCATCAGTTCCATGCTACATATTTGCTATCCGATCTGGGACCTTAGCAATAGTAGaactataaaatcaaaattgtgagggtgctgaatttaaatttaaaaaatttataaatattaaacaattttattaattcaaacttgaaatcaatatttcaatcatataaaatatacatcgatccaaaaaattttatttacatataaaaacctatcatatctacataattaataattaactcAACTAATAGTTaagcactaaattaacaaataataaaattaaaaataatttaacataaattcgcaatctaattcaattattaaatacaataattgtttaataaataatttaatgaataaaaaaaaaatttaacaattaatcataataaatatctAATAGTTTTTCACAAcgatttttataacaaataattaaataaatatttgacaaataatcacacaaaaaataaacaaattaagtttGATATAAAGCAAATATGATAAatcttgatgaaaaataaaacataaactcaaaAAAGATTGCACAAAGAGAAAAAACTTACTAATCAACACAACCtgtaatgattttttataaagattttgaggaagcaattatatttttgtaaggttttatttttatttttatttattatttctattttttactttaatattctaaaaattaataattatatattgatacgttcaataaaaacatatttaaatataaaatttaaaagcaaaaatatttgaaaacccAAGATTGGTTAGCCATATTagttgttattatatatatatatatatattgaaaaaatggataaaccacaaaatttagttgttattatcactcattaattttattgttatcatttaatttattttaaatactgtAGGTAgaatttaaaactatatatatattcattttcatgGGCAAGGGTGCTCcccccaaattttatttaataaaagtacagtttatctattttaattaaaaacaatctcTTTTGCCCATTATATTAAGAGATCACGTATTTTAGTGTTAATAAATGATCGtataatttaacataataaaaaaatcaaggctCATTTTGACGCTTTAGACATTGATCGAATGAAATTGGTAAAATTTATTTCAAGttctttatatgtatatatatatatccctacACTGTACATATATTAATAGGATGCTAGAGAATAGAATGTGATAAAACACGAGTTAGACAAGAATATTACGTCTTCTCTTTAACAAAagcaaaaaaggaaagaaaaattaaaaattaaaaagaaaaagcaaaattaaaaagtcATAGCAACCGTTTCCACTAACACCCAAGTACTGCTTTTCATCTCCAGGCGAGGACCTCTGTGAAGGAGATTATACCTGATGATGGCTAGGTTCTGAGTGTTCGTGCGCTTGGGGGTTGCCGCccgttttgttgtttttgttgttgtactgTACTACATCTAGTggttgatattttttatatcctCTTTAGTTTTAAtatgaagtggtttatccatttaaaaaaaaaaaaaaattcactaacACATCCGTGTTGACAAACCAATCCAAAACCACCAACAAAAAATGGTACGTCATTCTCTCTCCAAGTTCAAGATCTAGCTCTACCCATTGAATCCCTCCCAACTCTATATTGTCTAGTGTACATTGTTAATCCGTATTTAtcacaaaatcataaaaacaaatccaaaaatGAAGCAAGAATATCATACTAATCTTAATGCTTAATGATCACTTGAAAAGAATTACATATTTGATTaatctaataaaatacataatttcTTATATGTTATAATGTTATATCACCGAAATAGGAGAACACATGCACATGaggataaaattaaatatatatacatcttttGCTTGCATAGAAGCAACAATAAAGCTAAATCTCAAACATTGATCATCCAATAGTTGCCATGCAATGCATCAGGTGGACATATAACACACAATCTACTCTTCCATTTATTCATTGGAATCAATGCACAAATATACATGTACAAAAAAGAAAGacagagagaaaaaggaaaagaaaaaagagaaagtgcTCAACACCAGAAATCAAAGCAAAACTCTGGTGCAAAACAAAGCTTGAAAACAACTCACAAAGACTTATAATTAGAAAAGAACCTCAGTGAGAAAGATCATAAAATTAACTTGATGATGCATCAGCTATGGCTCCACTCTCGGACCACTATGATCACTActctccatcttctcctcttTGACCTCCATCTCATTCTTAGACAGCTTTCCTCcaccagaagaagaagaagaagatgatgatgatgcagcACGGCTTGAATTAATGGGAGTGGCCAAGAAGGTAGGCTTCTCTTCTCCGGCCATGATCACCACCAACCTCACCTCTGAGCATTGTTGTGTGACAGTTTTGATCATCTCTTGCTTCATGTTGGTCATCTCGCGGTCGTCATCATGAGTTGTGTTTTCAGTGCCATCAAGGTAGCCAGAGAGCTTCCAGTAGGAGCAAGCAAGAATGAGAAGCGCAAAGGCGATGAGGCCAAGCATGGCTGCCAGGCCTCCGAAGAGATACGGCACCGGAGAGTGCCACCCGGTCGAGTGTGCCTTCTGGTGGTGGTGCACCTCTGGTTgtgatgatggtgatgttgTTGGCTTTGTCCATGCATCAAAGCTTGATTCTgatctcatatttaattaattgtgctAGCTAGCACTAGAGATATATGTG includes the following:
- the LOC120267577 gene encoding protein GLUTAMINE DUMPER 3-like; the encoded protein is MRSESSFDAWTKPTTSPSSQPEVHHHQKAHSTGWHSPVPYLFGGLAAMLGLIAFALLILACSYWKLSGYLDGTENTTHDDDREMTNMKQEMIKTVTQQCSEVRLVVIMAGEEKPTFLATPINSSRAASSSSSSSSSGGGKLSKNEMEVKEEKMESSDHSGPRVEP